The following are encoded together in the Candidatus Hinthialibacter antarcticus genome:
- a CDS encoding SPFH domain-containing protein: MKTEEKLLQPKSGWVFLIIGLVVVTLIIWLVVSGIMVANQRGGNPVWFFVLGPIIGVCDIVFLSGLFILNPNQAGAYVLFGHYQGTVKQSGFCWRNPFTTVKKISLRSRNLNGEKLKVNDHNGNPIEIAAVVVWKVRDTAQALFEVDDYEEYVETQSEAAIRHLAGRYPYDSEEEEEVSLRQGTEEVNEQLMGELQERLEKAGVEIEEARISHLAYAAEIAGAMLRRQQAQAVIAARKLIVKGAVGMVELALEQLSENNVVELDEDRKAAMVSNLLVVLCGEENAQPIVNTGTLFN; the protein is encoded by the coding sequence ATGAAAACCGAAGAGAAATTATTACAACCAAAGTCAGGATGGGTTTTTCTCATTATCGGGTTGGTCGTCGTTACGTTGATTATTTGGCTGGTTGTCTCTGGAATCATGGTTGCCAACCAACGGGGTGGGAACCCAGTCTGGTTTTTTGTTCTGGGGCCAATAATTGGGGTGTGCGACATCGTATTTCTGAGTGGGTTGTTTATCCTAAACCCAAACCAAGCAGGGGCTTATGTTCTGTTTGGTCACTATCAGGGAACCGTGAAACAGTCTGGCTTTTGCTGGCGTAACCCATTCACCACAGTCAAGAAAATTTCGCTGCGTTCGCGCAACCTCAACGGCGAAAAACTCAAAGTAAACGATCATAACGGCAACCCCATCGAAATCGCCGCCGTTGTCGTGTGGAAGGTGCGCGACACCGCCCAGGCGCTGTTTGAGGTTGACGATTATGAAGAGTACGTCGAAACCCAGAGCGAAGCGGCGATTCGACATCTGGCGGGACGTTATCCATACGATTCGGAAGAAGAGGAAGAAGTTTCATTACGGCAGGGCACTGAGGAAGTTAATGAGCAGCTGATGGGCGAGTTGCAAGAGCGCCTCGAAAAGGCGGGCGTTGAGATTGAAGAAGCGCGCATCAGCCACTTAGCCTACGCGGCGGAGATTGCAGGCGCGATGTTACGGCGCCAGCAAGCGCAAGCCGTGATTGCTGCGCGTAAGTTGATCGTTAAAGGCGCGGTGGGCATGGTGGAACTGGCGCTGGAGCAACTCAGCGAAAATAACGTCGTTGAACTAGACGAAGATCGCAAAGCGGCAATGGTCAGTAACCTGTTGGTGGTGCTCTGCGGCGAAGAA